One window of the Colletotrichum lupini chromosome 9, complete sequence genome contains the following:
- a CDS encoding major facilitator superfamily transporter — protein MECIKVFASPRTGPCSRYLCVARAQRLQQDSAFNTTIGLSIVCQSRPAMASKAVEGPFRDSTKEVNTIQTQAATDTSASSLKEQVAQQYGSTDEHVFSDPSIADHWRKVYEKASYENRHRFDPNYTWSAEDERKLIDRKIMVWAWVMFCALDLHRRNINRAISDNMLPELGMTTNDFNYGQTVSIRMRQDIFGLVSKKLGADVWIPSIMVGWSITAGCQAFLSNRAGFYAVKALLGLLMGGFIPDIVLWLTYFYKSNELPLRLAWFWTALSTVNIVGSLVAAGVLQMRGVAGWAGWRWLFLIEGIVTLIIGLFSWGLMPPGPTQTRNWFRGKDGWFTEHEELIMVNRLLRDDPSKGDMHNREAVGPSLLFKAIKDWEQWPLYLIGLTTYIPPSPPSTYLSYILRRLGFSTFQANLLAIPSQFLFAVNLLIISWVSGKFKERAIVSSISNIWIFPWLVALVALPADTSTWIRYALLTGLLSYPYCHAILVGWNAKNSNAVRTRAVSAALYNMFVQAGNIAASNIYRDDDQPLYRRGNKILLGICCFNIVLFYFVKAFYIWRNKVRDRRWNAMSKEQQEDYSINTTDEGQQRLDFRHDCINATNARIIDWHNWSIRSEIDGGLAGYGFLDFYGIECILLAVYCAFALPAFAKRDKTSSSSVDMLHASQSNGKSGLFDRDYEAMKGKKYDLFMAATSLFVGIQAIVIYSPVRPSVYELSFHTLAAMLPLILDSKRRSWMKGAIQVSVFLIYTSIHPTQISVGAAIFTTAAIVWVLSAFRPMSQRYPLLLSVQQPQNDPTLAILPWIPVPVEFNLELKTRMLFVFHLSSKLCGRSLYEWCILRSMPFPE, from the exons ATGGAATGTATAAAGGTCTTTGCATCTCCGCGGACCGGACCATGCTCCCGGTACCTCTGTGTGGCTAGAGCTCAAAGACTTCAACAGGACTCTGCATTCAACACGACAATTGGTTTGTCAATTGTTTGCCAGTCACGTCCAGCCATGGCCTCGAAAGCAGTTGAAGGTCCCTTCAGGGATTCGACTAAAGAGGTCAACACCATCCAGACCCAAGCTGCTACCGACACTTCAGCTTCGTCTTTGAAAGAGCAGGTCGCCCAGCAGTACGGGTCCACCGACGAACATGTCTTCTCAGATCCCAGCATCGCCGACCACTGGCGGAAGGTCTACGAAAAGGCTTCGTACGAGAACCGTCACCGTTTCGATCCCAACTACACATGGTCGGCCGAGGATGAGAGGAAGTTG ATTGATAGGAAAATCATGGTGTGGGCTTGG GTCATGTTCTGTGCTCTCGATTTGCACCGGCGCAACATTAATCGTGCAATCTCCGACAACATG CTTCCCGAGCTCGGCATGACCACGAACGATTTCAACTATGGACAAACTGTTAGTATCCGCATGCGACAAGATATCTT TGGTTTGGTCAGCAAGAAGCTTGGCGCCGATGTTTGGATCCCTTCGATCATGGTTGGCTGGTCAATTACGGCAGGATGCCAGGCTTTCTTGTCAAACCGTGCCGGCTTCTACGCTGTGAAGGCTCTGCTAGGTCTTCTCATGGGTGGATTCATCCC TGATATTGTTCTATGGCTTACATACTTCTACAAGTCTAATGAGTTGCCTCTGAGACTCGCATGGTTTTGGACAGCCCTCAGCACTGTCAATATCGTTGGCTCACTCGTCGCTGCTGGTGTCCTTCAGATGCGAGGTGTCGCAGGATGGGCCGGTTGGAGATGGCT CTTCCTTATCGAGGGTATCGTAACACTCATCATTGGTCTCTTCTCGTGGGGTCTCATGCCGCCCGGTCCTACACAGACCAGGAACTGGTTCCGTGGGAAAGATGGATGGTTCACCGAACACGAAGAGCTGATTATGGTCAACCGTTTGCTGCGGGACGACCCAAGCAAAGGTGACATGCACAACCG CGAGGCTGTTGGACCGTCTCTTCTGTTCAAGGCGATCAAGGACTGGGAGCAGTGGCCTTTGTACCTGATCGGCCTTACCACCTATATCCCGCCGTCCCCGCCGAGCACATACTTGTCCTATATCCTGCGCCGACTGGGCTTCTCGACGTTCCAGGCCAATCTTCTCGCCATCCCATCACAGTTCTTGTTTGCCGTCAACCTCTTGATTATCTCTTGGGTTTCCGGAAAGTTCAAGGAGCGCGCCATCGTTTCCTCCATCTCAAACATCTGGATCTTCCCCTGGCTGGTTGCTCTCGTTGCACTCCCTGCCGATACCAGCACTTGGATCAGATATGCGCTGTTGACGGGCCTGCTGAGTTACCCTTACTGTCACGCGATCTTGGTCGGATGGAATGCCAAGAACAGCAATGCCGTGCGAACAAGAGCTGTTAGTGCCGCGCTGTACAACATGTTCGTTCAGGCGGGTAACATCGCGGCTTCAAACATCTACCGTGATGACGACCAGCCTCTGTATCGCCGCGGAAACAAAATTTTGCTCGGAATCTGCTGTTTCAACATTGTTCTGTTTTATTTTGTCAAGGCCTTCTATATCTGGCGGAACAAGGTTCGCGACAGGCGGTGGAACGCCATGAGCAAGGAGCAACAGGAGGACTACTCTATCAACACCACGGACGAGGGGCAGCAAAGACTTGACTTCC GCCATGACTGCATCAATGCAACTAATGCGCGAATTATTGATTGGCACAATTGG TCAATAAGGTCCGAGATTGATGGTGGCCTCGCAGGCTATGGG TTTCTTGATTTTTACGGCATTGAGTGTATTTTACTCGCCGTTTACTGTGCTTTTGCTCTTCCAGCTTTCGCCAAGCGCGACAAAACATCATCCAGCTCGGTCGACATGCTTCATGCATCGCAATCTAACGGTAAATCAGGACTCTTTGATCGCGATTACGAGGCAATGAAAGGCAAGAAATATGACTTGTTTATGGCCGCAACATCTCTCTTTGTCGGAATCCAGGCTATTGTCATCTACAGCCCAGTAAGACCCAGCGTCTACGA GCTCAGTTTCCATACGCTGGCCGCAATGCTACCACTCATACTAGATTCGAAACGTCGTAGCTGGATGAAAGGCGCTATCCAGGTCAGTGTCTTTCTCATCTACACCTCA ATCCATCCAACGCAGATCTCTGTCGGAGCTGCCATATTCACAACGGCTGCAATCGTGTGGGTTCTCAGCGCTTTTCGACCTATGTCTCAGCGTTATCCTTTGCTTTTATCAGTGCAACAACCGCAAAAT GACCCGACACTTGCCATCCTCCCTTGGATACCGGTCCCGGTGGAGTTC AATCTGGAGCTCAAGACACGCATGCTATTCGTCTTCCATTTGAGCTCAAAGTTGTGCGGAAGAAG CCTGTACGAATGGTGTATTCTACGTTCTATGCCCTTTCCCGAATAA
- a CDS encoding TfdA family Taurine catabolism dioxygenase TauD, which produces MAPSATATATVTDPANIPVNNLRLYADGSGDYKELSPTTYDKDAEAKGGDGHQGAKYPHYLPTWNPEQQYPPLQPFQHVEHGRDADPSYPDLLPKDAQVTDLTPSIGTEVRGVQLSTLSNAGRDQLARFVAERKVVAFRAQDFADLPIDKALEFGGYFGRHHIHPTSGSPENFPEVHLVHRAAGDRSAEKFFATRTSSIAWHSDVSYEQQPPGTTFLYILDKPETGGDTLFCNAAEAYNRLSPLFQERLHGLQAVHSGIEQVAASVKKGSIKRREPVANTHPIVRTHPVTGEKALFINPQFTREIVGLKKEESDALLKFLYEHIAWGADFHARVKWEEGTVVVWDNRVTQHSALIDWNNGSRRHLARITPQAERPYETPFKG; this is translated from the exons ATGGCCCCTTCAGCAACCGCGACAGCGACTGTGACCGACCCGGCCAACATCCCAGTTAATAACCTCCGCCTGTACGCCGACGGCTCCGGAGATTACAAGGAGCTCTCACCCACAACCTACGACAAGGACGCTGAAGCCAAGGGAGGCGATGGCCACCAGGGCGCGAAG TACCCTCACTACCTGCCCACGTGGAACCCCGAACAACAATACCCTCCCCTGCAGCCTTTCCAGCATGTCGAGCACGGCAGAGACGCAGACCCTAGCTACCCCGATCTTCTTCCCAAGGACGCACAAGTAACCGACCTCACACCCTCAATCGGCACAGAAGTCAGAGGCGTTCAACTTAGCACACTCAGCAATGCTGGCCGTGATCAACTCGCTCGCTTCGTCGCCGAGCGTAAGGTCGTCGCTTTCCGCGCACAGGACTTCGCCGATCTTCCTATCGACAAGGCCCTCGAGTTCGGCGGTTACTTTGGTCGTCACCACATTCACCCGACCTCAGGATCCCCTGAGAACTTCCCCGAAGTCCATCTTGTCCACCGTGCCGCAGGTGACAGGTCAGCAGAGAAGTTCTTCGCCACCAGAACCAGCTCTATCGCGTGGCACTCCGATGTCTCATACGAGCAGCAGCCCCCTGGCACAACTTTCCTCTACATCCTCGACAAGCCTGAGACAGGAGGTGATACTCTGTTCTGCAATGCCGCTGAGGCTTATAACAGACTGAGCCCGCTCTTCCAGGAGAGACTTCACGGCCTTCAGGCTGTCCACTCTGGTATTGAGCAGGTTGCTGCTTCTGTCAAGAAGGGTAGCATCAAGCGTCGCGAGCCTGTTGCAAACACTCACCCTATCGTCCGCACACACCCTGTCACCGGCGAGAAGGCTTTGTTCATCAACCCTCAAT TCACGCGCGAGATCGTTGGCCTCAAGAAGGAAGAGTCCGATGCTCTGCTCAAGTTCCTCTACGAACACATTGCTTGGGGCGCTGACTTCCATGCCCGCGTGAAGTGGGAGGAGGGCACTGTAGTGGTTTGGGATAACCGCGTCACCCAGCATTCAGCTCTCATTGACTGGAACAACGGTTCAAGAAGGCACTTGGCTAGAATCACACCACAGGCTGAGCGGCCATATGAGACGCCCTTCAAGGGTTAG
- a CDS encoding glucose N-acetyltransferase: MAVQGLFPSWHRNKGLDYDAVESDPSSRTERPSLSEVIASKRFRWLVGTVIGALLVFFVLDNSVQVSRFRRPTLSSSQVALSQVEGAKSHTDVDWSRFAYVQYATNTPYLCNSVMVFERLQHLQSKADRILLYPSEMLDPLAATGNTKDASLLIHARDTYGVKLIPITVQHRKGSDPTWAESFTKLLAFNQTQYNRVLSIDSDSTLLQNIDELFLSPPATVAVPRAYWLYPEKKIVASHIMLVQPSVAEFARIVEKVDHAGKEEYDMEIINDLYKDSAMILPHRPYALLTRSFGGDHQDYYLGNSNEVWDAVTVYNEAKYLHFSDWPMHKPWLKSSDSLIKERQPDCVVRDGNEDCTARELWLSFYTDFRARRSQVCGINT, from the exons ATGGCTGTCCAAGGTCTCTTTCCATCATGGCACCGCAACAAGGGCTTAGACTACGATGCGGTTGAAAGTGATCCGTCCTCCCGTACAGAACGGCCAAGTCTTTCTGAGGTTATAGCCTCGAAGCGCTTTCGCTGGCTGGTGGGGACAGTCATTGGAGCGCTATTGGTGTTCTTTGTTCTCGACAACTCTGTCCAGGTTTCGAGATTCCGACGCCCGACCTTGTCGTCATCCCAGGTGGCGTTGAGCCAAGTCGAGGGCGCGAAGAGCCATACAGACGTAGACTGGTCCCGGTTCGCCTATGTGCAGTATGCCACCAACACACCATATCTGTGCAATTCGGTTATGGTGTTTGAGAGATTGCAGCACCTGCAAAGCAAGGCTGATCGCATCTTGCTGTATCCTTCCGAAATGCTAGATCCCCTGGCGGCAACTGGAAACACTAAAGATGCTTCTCTGCTCATTCATGCGAGGGATACATATGGTGTGAAACTAATTCCCATCACTGTTCAACACAGAAAAGGCTCAGATC CTACATGGGCTGAGTCTTTCACCAAGCTCCTAGCTTTCAACCAAACCCAGTATAATCGAGTCCTTTCTATTGACTCTGATTCCACACTGCTACAGAATATCGATGAGCTATTCCTATCGCCGCCCGCTACGGTCGCCGTACCGCGGGCCTACTGGCTCTACCCTGAGAAGAAGATAGTTGCTTCGCACATCATGCTCGTGCAGCCCAGCGTTGCTGAGTTTGCCCGGATAGTGGAAAAGGTGGACCATGCCGGGAAAGAAGAGTATGACATGGAAATCATAAACGACCTGTACAAAGACAGCGCCATGATTCTCCCTCACCGGCCATATGCGCTGTTGACTCGCTCTTTTGGCGGCGATCACCAAGACTACTATCTCGGAAACAGCAATGAGGTTTGGGATGCAGTAACTGTCTATAATGAGGCCAAATATCTTCACTTCTCAGATTGGCCCATGCATAAGCCCTGGTTGAAATCTTCTGATAGTTTGATCAAGGAGAGACAACCCGACTGCGTGGTCAGAGATGGGAATGAGGATTGTACAGCACGAGAGCTATGGCTCAGCTTCTACACGGACTTCAGAGCTCGTAGATCT CAAGTTTGCGGTATCAACACCTGA